One Formosa agariphila KMM 3901 genomic window, AGAATAATAAGTAAAAGATTTTTCCAACGTATTAGGTTTAACACCTTCATGCTAATCGTATTGCGCATCAAAATTACCGCTCCATTTTTCTTGTACTTTTAGAACTTGTTCGATAACATCTCTTACAGCACCAGCTCCACCATTTTTATGAGACACATATTTAGATATGTTTTTAATCTCAGGTACAGCATCTTGCGGACAAGTTGGTAAACCTACAATAAGCATTACTGGGAAATCAGGGATATCGTCGCCCATGTATAGTATATTCTCTGTTTTAATATTATGCTTTTGTACGTATTCGTCGAGTTGGTCAATTTTATTATGAGCGCCCAAATAAATATCGGTTACGCCTAAACCTTCTAAACGTTTTCTAACACCTTCGTTAGATCCACCAGAAATAATACAAATTTTATAACCCGCATCTATTGCCGTTTTTACGGCATAACCATCTTTTATGCTCATAACTCTTAACATTTCTCCTTCGGTGGTTACAGTTACAGTACCATCTGTTAAAACGCCATCCACATCAAAAATAAAAGTGGTAATATGTTCTAGGTATTCTTTATAGCTTTTTTCTTCCATGTGTGTCGTTTATTGATTCTGTTAATAGCTTGTAAATTGCTTTATGTTGCGGATTTTCTATTAAATTTAAATGTTGTTTGGCGGTCTTTTTATCGCCGCGAACAGCCGGTCCAGTTTGTGCCATATATGGAGACATGGTCTGAATTTTTTTAGCTGTTTCTAGAATTAGGGGTTTTAAAATCTCGAATTCTATCTGATTAGCTTCTGTAATTTCATGTGCAATACGATACATCTGATTCGTAAAGTTGTTGGCAAAAACAGCTGCGATATGTAAACGTTTACGTTGCTCTGTA contains:
- a CDS encoding KdsC family phosphatase encodes the protein MEEKSYKEYLEHITTFIFDVDGVLTDGTVTVTTEGEMLRVMSIKDGYAVKTAIDAGYKICIISGGSNEGVRKRLEGLGVTDIYLGAHNKIDQLDEYVQKHNIKTENILYMGDDIPDFPVMLIVGLPTCPQDAVPEIKNISKYVSHKNGGAGAVRDVIEQVLKVQEKWSGNFDAQYD